One Planktothrix tepida PCC 9214 DNA window includes the following coding sequences:
- a CDS encoding glycosyltransferase family 4 protein — protein MKITFVMPNWVSLSGGILANATLAHHLEKRGHEIYMVCPEKRKPTGLQQVKSLLKGKGLISRKQTGPSHMDSFDLPGCVLDHPPPVTDADIPDADIVVATWWETAEWVANLSPSKGAKVYMIRHHETHDYLPKERVAATYRLPFHKIVISQWLVDIMEKEYGDKNVSLVPDSVDSKKYYAVARKKQTIPTVGMLYSTLYWKGCDITLKAVSLAAQQIPNLKLLCFGTEPPVPELPLPAGSEFFCQPPQDQIKDIYASCDAWLFGSRFEGFGLPILEAMACRTPVIGVPAGAAPELLSENIGILVKPEDPEEMAGAIVKICQMSQEQWCQMSARAYTKATSYTWDDAARLCEQAFEIVLRYNR, from the coding sequence ATGAAAATTACTTTTGTTATGCCAAATTGGGTTAGTTTATCAGGAGGAATATTAGCGAATGCTACCCTTGCCCATCACTTGGAAAAACGAGGCCATGAAATCTATATGGTTTGTCCTGAAAAACGTAAACCCACAGGTCTTCAGCAGGTTAAATCCTTATTAAAAGGCAAAGGGTTGATCTCCAGGAAACAGACTGGGCCTTCCCATATGGACAGTTTTGATCTCCCTGGCTGTGTTTTAGATCATCCACCGCCAGTCACCGATGCCGATATTCCTGATGCGGATATTGTCGTGGCAACTTGGTGGGAAACGGCAGAATGGGTGGCTAATCTTTCTCCCTCGAAGGGGGCAAAAGTCTACATGATTCGCCACCATGAAACTCACGATTATTTACCCAAAGAACGGGTCGCAGCGACCTATCGGTTGCCTTTTCATAAAATTGTGATTTCTCAGTGGTTAGTAGACATTATGGAAAAGGAATATGGAGATAAAAATGTTTCCTTAGTTCCTGACAGTGTGGATTCAAAAAAATATTATGCTGTGGCGAGAAAAAAACAAACAATTCCTACAGTCGGAATGCTGTACTCTACCCTCTATTGGAAAGGCTGTGACATCACCTTAAAAGCCGTTTCTTTAGCAGCGCAACAAATTCCCAACTTAAAATTACTCTGTTTTGGGACTGAACCCCCTGTTCCTGAGTTACCCTTACCCGCAGGGAGTGAATTCTTCTGTCAGCCTCCACAGGATCAAATCAAAGATATCTATGCCAGTTGTGATGCCTGGTTATTTGGCAGTCGCTTTGAAGGGTTCGGACTTCCGATTTTAGAAGCTATGGCCTGTCGAACTCCGGTGATTGGAGTGCCAGCAGGTGCCGCCCCGGAACTTCTCAGCGAGAATATAGGAATCTTAGTCAAACCAGAAGACCCAGAGGAGATGGCTGGAGCCATTGTTAAGATTTGTCAAATGTCCCAGGAACAGTGGTGTCAAATGTCAGCTCGTGCTTATACGAAAGCCACCAGTTACACCTGGGATGATGCGGCCCGACTCTGTGAACAAGCTTTTGAAATTGTACTCCGTTATAATAGATGA
- a CDS encoding oligosaccharide flippase family protein produces the protein MASLSKQAIQGTIWTLFGYGGSQVLRFGGNLILTRLLVPELFGLMALVNTFIIGLNLFSDIGIHPSIIRSERGDDPEFLNTAWTIQVFRGFGLWIACLLITAPLAKFYNEPQLLWITPIVGLRTIIAGFESTSLATLNRNLNLKTLTIFDFIVQGLSLGVMIIWAWISPNIWALIIGVLVSSLFGLIRSHALNTGMQNRLAWDQSALKELISFGRWIFISTVMTFFASQSDRLILGKLLTLEMLGVYTVAFTLADLPKSLMGSVMSKVVFPVISKQLDLPRAQLRKNILEKRKLLLLLISFPLAILVCFGDQLILNLYDQRYEQAAWMLPILALGMWPFILTISIDQALFAIGKPLYIALGNVSKLLYMVILLPLSFSVMGILGAILVVAFNDISFYIVVNYGLWREGISGLQQDLWASCILVVMIFILGGIRHGLGG, from the coding sequence ATGGCATCTCTTAGTAAACAAGCAATTCAAGGTACAATTTGGACTCTCTTCGGCTATGGAGGTAGCCAAGTCTTACGATTTGGGGGAAACTTAATCCTTACTCGTCTTCTAGTCCCTGAATTATTTGGTTTGATGGCATTAGTTAATACCTTTATTATAGGTCTTAACCTATTTTCAGATATTGGAATTCATCCTAGTATTATCCGTAGTGAGCGGGGGGATGACCCAGAATTTCTGAATACGGCTTGGACGATTCAAGTCTTTCGAGGATTTGGACTTTGGATTGCTTGTTTATTAATTACAGCCCCACTGGCTAAATTTTATAACGAACCTCAACTATTGTGGATTACTCCCATCGTTGGCTTGAGAACAATTATAGCAGGTTTTGAATCCACATCTTTAGCCACACTGAATCGCAATTTAAACTTAAAAACCCTAACGATTTTTGACTTTATTGTCCAAGGATTAAGCTTGGGGGTAATGATTATTTGGGCGTGGATTAGTCCTAACATTTGGGCATTAATTATTGGAGTCTTAGTTTCCTCCTTATTTGGATTAATTAGAAGTCATGCCTTAAATACCGGAATGCAGAATCGATTGGCTTGGGATCAAAGCGCTTTAAAAGAATTAATTTCCTTTGGCCGCTGGATCTTTATTTCAACGGTGATGACGTTCTTTGCCTCTCAGTCTGATCGCTTAATTCTCGGTAAATTATTAACTTTAGAAATGTTAGGGGTTTATACCGTTGCTTTTACCTTAGCAGATCTTCCTAAATCCTTAATGGGATCGGTGATGAGTAAAGTCGTTTTTCCTGTTATTTCTAAACAGTTGGATCTACCGCGAGCGCAACTTCGGAAAAATATTCTCGAAAAAAGAAAACTATTATTATTACTCATCAGTTTTCCCTTAGCTATTCTAGTTTGCTTTGGGGATCAATTAATTTTGAATTTATATGATCAAAGATATGAACAGGCTGCTTGGATGTTGCCGATCCTTGCCTTGGGAATGTGGCCGTTTATCCTAACCATCAGCATTGATCAAGCCCTGTTTGCCATTGGAAAACCTCTCTATATTGCTCTGGGTAATGTTTCAAAGTTATTATACATGGTGATTTTACTTCCGTTATCATTTTCTGTGATGGGAATTTTAGGAGCTATCCTGGTTGTTGCATTTAATGATATTTCCTTTTATATTGTGGTTAACTATGGACTTTGGCGAGAAGGAATTTCGGGTTTACAACAGGATTTATGGGCAAGTTGTATCCTGGTGGTAATGATTTTTATTTTAGGAGGAATTCGACATGGTTTAGGAGGATGA
- a CDS encoding DUF7219 family protein, protein MTNRGSFYWSSRYRGKATPENVVFNANLQEFAQKVNFIVALQTSGKLSVEESYVQIEALWEQLRESKQHLGIGKKAG, encoded by the coding sequence ATGACCAACCGAGGTTCGTTTTACTGGAGTTCCCGTTATCGAGGGAAAGCAACCCCTGAAAATGTTGTGTTTAATGCGAATTTGCAGGAATTTGCTCAGAAGGTTAACTTTATTGTTGCCCTGCAAACCAGTGGAAAACTTTCAGTTGAAGAATCTTATGTACAAATTGAAGCCTTATGGGAACAACTTCGAGAAAGTAAACAACATCTGGGAATTGGAAAAAAAGCAGGATAA